The Sphaerospermopsis torques-reginae ITEP-024 genome has a window encoding:
- a CDS encoding response regulator transcription factor: MNTILIIEDEPQIRENIQLILDIQGFATITAEDGLQGLQMAEQHQPDMIIYDWMMPNLDGYELIQRLRQKPATAEIPFIFSPLKDLRQGMGMGADDYLTKPFEFQ; this comes from the coding sequence ATGAATACAATTTTGATCATTGAAGATGAGCCTCAAATACGAGAAAATATCCAGCTAATTCTTGACATCCAGGGGTTTGCTACCATCACCGCAGAAGATGGATTGCAAGGATTACAAATGGCGGAGCAACATCAACCGGATATGATTATTTACGATTGGATGATGCCCAATTTAGATGGATATGAACTAATCCAAAGATTGCGTCAAAAGCCAGCTACAGCGGAAATTCCGTTCATTTTTTCACCGCTAAAGGACCTGCGTCAAGGTATGGGGATGGGTGCAGACGATTATTTAACTAAGCCATTTGAGTTCCAATAA
- a CDS encoding hybrid sensor histidine kinase/response regulator, producing MKNILIIEDEVEIRNNIQEILELSDFDTLIAENGLQGVQLAKDKHPDLIICDLMMPELDGYSVLTQLRQDFSTATIPLIFLTARADKSDLRRGMELGADDYLTKPFHPDELLQAINTRLDKQAIVDERTQKKLNDLSISISHSLPHEINTPLNHILGLSNLLMLEESLSHENLEILGSIHQAALRLHRLTINFLMYADLELIASDPEKVERLRNNGVKSFVKSTMENVALQIAEKAHRTADLSIEISDAIVKVSPVRLSKIAEEIIDNALKFSLPNTPVKIIGYSSNNSYHLYVIDHGRGMTKEQISRVGAYVQFERKMYEQQGSGLGLSIAKRLVELHGGKFLIESIPGAETIIKIMLPQ from the coding sequence ATGAAAAACATTTTAATTATTGAAGATGAAGTTGAAATCAGAAACAATATCCAAGAAATTTTAGAACTCTCAGATTTTGATACACTAATTGCAGAAAATGGCTTACAGGGTGTGCAATTGGCTAAAGATAAACATCCTGATTTGATTATTTGTGATTTGATGATGCCCGAGTTAGATGGCTATAGTGTCTTAACTCAACTTCGTCAGGATTTTTCTACTGCAACCATTCCTTTAATTTTCTTAACTGCTAGAGCGGATAAATCAGATTTACGTCGAGGGATGGAACTTGGTGCAGATGATTACCTAACTAAGCCTTTTCATCCAGATGAATTACTACAAGCAATTAATACTCGATTGGATAAACAAGCAATAGTAGATGAACGAACTCAAAAAAAATTAAATGATTTAAGCATTTCTATCAGTCATTCACTTCCCCATGAAATCAATACTCCTCTGAATCATATTTTAGGATTATCAAATTTATTGATGCTTGAGGAAAGCCTTTCCCATGAAAATCTGGAAATTTTAGGATCCATTCATCAAGCTGCTCTGAGGTTACATAGACTAACTATTAACTTCCTGATGTATGCAGACTTGGAATTAATAGCATCTGATCCAGAAAAAGTGGAACGGCTTCGTAATAATGGAGTCAAAAGTTTTGTCAAATCAACTATGGAAAATGTAGCTTTACAAATTGCTGAAAAAGCACATAGAACAGCAGATTTGAGTATAGAAATATCTGATGCAATAGTCAAAGTTTCTCCTGTCAGACTCAGTAAAATTGCTGAGGAAATAATTGATAATGCTTTGAAATTTTCTCTACCTAATACACCAGTAAAAATTATCGGGTATAGCAGTAATAATTCCTATCATTTATATGTGATTGACCACGGAAGAGGAATGACCAAAGAGCAAATTTCTAGAGTTGGGGCTTATGTCCAGTTTGAACGGAAAATGTATGAACAACAAGGTTCTGGACTGGGATTATCAATTGCTAAGAGGTTAGTGGAACTGCATGGAGGAAAGTTTTTAATTGAGAGTATACCAGGAGCAGAAACTATTATTAAAATTATGCTTCCCCAGTGA
- a CDS encoding amidohydrolase produces the protein MNFTIKKALIAVTDGYTTSDVQVVNGIIAAIGEDLDVIGTAIDGENKLLLPGFFNAHTHSSEKWQRGIIPPLPLELWLAHLYDFAPLDIEQVYLSALGTAVETLLSGGTSVVDHLVLIPGKELETISTAVRAYQEIGIRAFIAPLIQDESLTAGMPEGKFLENHQPYFRSPAETLAIIEEAVIKFHRPEEGINILVAPTGIQLCTDALFTGCIELSNRYNLCRHSHLLETKAQEKLALEKYGCSAVEHLNNIGFLHEKTSLAHCVWLTDADIQILAKTKSTVVHNPLSNLRLGSGIAPILKYIQAGVNVTFGCDGASSNDSQDLLEAIKIGSILHNVTDFDYQSWITPRQAVEMAALGGAKGLGIDEKLGSLNVGKKADLVLYDLTSLSLLPRTDPIGLLVLGRPVNVVNSAWVNGKQIIANGNVTTINVDELRTELFNRSQWESRGKSPTVEQIEVHYRRVMGL, from the coding sequence ATGAACTTTACTATTAAAAAAGCTTTAATTGCTGTTACAGATGGTTACACAACTTCAGATGTTCAGGTTGTTAATGGTATCATCGCTGCTATTGGTGAAGATTTGGATGTGATTGGTACTGCAATTGACGGTGAAAATAAACTGCTGCTACCTGGTTTTTTCAACGCCCACACCCATTCTTCAGAAAAGTGGCAACGGGGAATAATTCCACCTTTACCTTTAGAATTATGGTTGGCGCATTTGTATGATTTTGCTCCTCTGGATATTGAACAAGTTTATCTCAGCGCCTTGGGAACAGCGGTAGAAACTTTGCTGTCTGGGGGAACAAGTGTTGTAGATCATTTAGTGTTAATTCCTGGTAAAGAGTTAGAAACTATTTCTACTGCTGTTCGTGCTTATCAAGAAATAGGAATTAGGGCTTTTATTGCTCCTTTAATTCAAGATGAATCTTTAACTGCGGGGATGCCAGAAGGTAAATTTTTAGAAAATCATCAACCTTATTTTCGTTCTCCTGCGGAAACTTTAGCAATTATTGAAGAAGCTGTTATTAAGTTTCATCGTCCAGAGGAAGGAATAAATATTTTAGTTGCACCGACGGGGATTCAATTATGTACTGATGCTTTATTTACGGGTTGTATTGAGTTAAGTAACCGCTACAATCTTTGTCGTCATTCGCACTTGTTGGAAACTAAAGCCCAGGAAAAGTTAGCATTAGAAAAATATGGTTGTAGTGCGGTTGAACATTTAAATAATATTGGTTTTTTGCATGAAAAAACCAGTTTAGCTCATTGCGTTTGGTTAACTGATGCTGATATTCAAATTTTGGCAAAAACGAAATCTACTGTTGTTCATAACCCGTTAAGTAATTTGCGTTTAGGTAGTGGTATTGCACCAATTTTAAAATATATTCAAGCAGGGGTAAATGTAACTTTTGGTTGTGATGGTGCTTCTAGTAATGATTCTCAAGATTTATTAGAAGCAATTAAAATAGGTTCTATTTTACATAACGTCACTGATTTTGATTATCAATCCTGGATTACACCACGTCAAGCGGTAGAAATGGCGGCTTTAGGTGGTGCAAAAGGATTAGGAATTGATGAAAAATTGGGTTCTTTAAATGTGGGTAAAAAAGCAGATTTAGTGCTTTATGATTTAACCAGTTTATCTTTGCTTCCTCGGACAGATCCCATTGGTTTATTAGTTTTAGGTCGTCCTGTGAATGTTGTTAATAGTGCTTGGGTAAATGGTAAACAAATTATTGCTAATGGGAACGTGACAACTATTAATGTTGATGAGTTGCGAACAGAATTATTTAACCGTAGTCAGTGGGAAAGTAGAGGAAAATCACCAACTGTAGAACAAATTGAGGTTCATTATCGTCGAGTGATGGGTTTATAG
- a CDS encoding cysteine hydrolase family protein, translating into MNLPLRTLGFYPNAWEVNESFADITRPQKTPQPIILTTETKTLRIDLAKTAIIIIDMQNDFCHPDGWLAHIGVDVTPARQPITPLQKLLPQLRAVNVPIIWLNWGNRPDLLNISAGLLHVYNPTGEGVGLGDSLPKNGAKVLMKDSWAAAVVEELEQLETDICIDKYRMSGFWDTVLDSILRNLGITTILFAGVNADQCVLTTLCDANFLGYDCILVQDCTATTSPEYCWLATLYNVKQCFGFVTDSSAIIAGVSSQHNFRF; encoded by the coding sequence ATGAATCTACCCTTACGAACACTAGGATTTTACCCCAACGCTTGGGAAGTCAATGAAAGCTTTGCAGATATTACTCGTCCGCAAAAAACCCCACAACCCATTATTTTAACAACAGAAACCAAAACTTTGCGTATCGACTTGGCAAAAACCGCCATTATCATTATTGATATGCAAAACGATTTCTGTCATCCTGACGGTTGGTTAGCGCATATCGGTGTGGATGTCACCCCTGCACGTCAACCCATTACACCTTTACAAAAACTATTACCACAATTGCGGGCTGTTAATGTGCCAATAATTTGGTTAAATTGGGGAAATAGACCAGACTTACTCAATATTAGTGCAGGTTTGCTTCATGTTTATAATCCCACCGGTGAAGGTGTAGGATTAGGTGATAGCCTACCTAAAAACGGTGCAAAAGTGCTGATGAAAGATAGCTGGGCGGCGGCGGTAGTAGAGGAATTAGAACAACTTGAGACAGATATTTGCATTGATAAATATCGCATGAGTGGGTTTTGGGATACAGTCTTAGATAGTATTCTCAGAAACTTGGGAATAACGACAATATTATTTGCGGGTGTCAATGCTGATCAATGTGTTCTCACAACTTTATGTGATGCTAATTTTTTAGGATACGACTGCATTTTAGTCCAAGATTGTACAGCCACAACTTCACCAGAATATTGTTGGTTAGCAACTTTGTACAACGTTAAACAATGCTTTGGTTTTGTTACTGATTCATCGGCAATTATAGCAGGAGTCAGTAGTCAGCATAATTTTAGATTTTAG
- a CDS encoding cupin domain-containing protein, protein MVTTSCVIPVIKSPQDYQAYRINPCDTNRLAIIFDSTTANTSLTCCVEIFDIGGQTPPNRHQWAVEMFFILKGEGVAICDGKKVPIKAGDSLLVPPNGIHLIRNTGKNRLYTLTIMVPNEDFSELIRSGIPVELDAEDMAVLGRLDSLKFVEH, encoded by the coding sequence ATGGTTACTACAAGTTGTGTAATTCCAGTTATCAAATCTCCCCAAGATTATCAAGCATACCGTATCAATCCCTGTGATACTAATCGGTTAGCAATTATCTTTGATTCCACAACTGCAAATACTTCCTTAACTTGTTGTGTGGAAATCTTTGATATTGGGGGACAAACTCCACCAAATCGCCATCAATGGGCGGTAGAAATGTTTTTTATTCTCAAAGGAGAAGGAGTTGCAATTTGTGATGGAAAAAAAGTACCTATCAAAGCCGGAGATAGTTTATTAGTTCCACCAAATGGCATTCATTTGATTAGAAATACAGGTAAAAATCGTCTTTACACACTGACAATTATGGTCCCTAATGAAGATTTTTCTGAACTAATTCGTAGTGGCATACCTGTAGAATTGGATGCTGAAGATATGGCGGTTTTAGGAAGATTAGATTCTTTGAAATTCGTTGAACACTAG
- a CDS encoding SDR family oxidoreductase: MTNIENSSADFVLIVGATGGVGQLVVSKLLEKGLSVRILTRDANKAAKMFNDKVEIFVGDIREPNTLPPAMLNITSIICCTGTTAFPSARWEFDSSVNPIDFGLALFDTKSLENKAKNTPLKVDSQAVKNLVAAAPKILNRLVFISSCGILRKNQFPFNILNRFGVLDAKKEGEDAIINSGIPYTIIRPGRLIDGPYTSYDLNTLLKAKTEGKLNVVLGKGDQLSGDASRIDVAAACVESLFYSSAANQVFELVNQGIRPNVIDWKKLFYQLIIDN; the protein is encoded by the coding sequence ATGACTAACATAGAAAATTCCAGTGCAGATTTTGTCCTCATAGTTGGTGCAACTGGTGGAGTAGGACAACTTGTAGTTAGCAAACTTTTAGAAAAAGGTTTGTCAGTTCGCATTCTCACACGGGATGCAAACAAAGCTGCAAAAATGTTTAATGACAAAGTAGAAATTTTTGTTGGTGATATCCGCGAACCCAATACCCTCCCACCAGCAATGTTAAATATCACTTCTATTATCTGTTGTACGGGAACTACTGCTTTTCCTTCTGCTAGATGGGAGTTTGATTCATCTGTGAATCCCATTGATTTTGGTTTAGCTTTGTTTGATACTAAATCACTTGAAAATAAAGCTAAAAATACACCTTTAAAAGTTGATTCCCAAGCTGTAAAAAATTTAGTTGCAGCAGCACCGAAAATTTTAAATAGATTGGTGTTTATTTCTTCCTGTGGTATTCTCAGAAAAAATCAGTTTCCTTTTAATATTCTCAACCGTTTTGGTGTGTTGGATGCGAAAAAGGAAGGTGAAGACGCTATCATTAATTCAGGTATTCCCTATACAATTATCCGCCCTGGTAGGTTAATTGATGGCCCTTATACTTCTTATGATTTGAATACTTTACTCAAGGCAAAGACAGAAGGTAAATTAAATGTAGTCTTGGGTAAAGGTGATCAACTTTCTGGTGATGCTAGTCGTATTGATGTAGCTGCTGCTTGTGTGGAAAGTTTGTTTTATTCCAGTGCTGCTAATCAGGTTTTTGAGTTAGTTAATCAAGGAATAAGACCAAATGTAATTGACTGGAAAAAGCTTTTTTATCAATTGATAATTGACAATTGA
- a CDS encoding NUDIX hydrolase — protein sequence MRRKTNKICKQSGVIPYRVRDGKVEVLLITNRKRQSWVIPKGGVCKGMTPPDSAAKEAWEEAGVIGQVNTEKIGAYKYRKRGNIYRVHLFWLPVDQVLEDWPEASQRERIWLDINHAAMIVKENSLKRILQTSKEQVKV from the coding sequence ATGAGAAGAAAAACCAATAAAATTTGTAAACAATCAGGAGTGATTCCATATCGGGTCCGAGATGGAAAAGTAGAAGTTTTATTAATCACTAACCGTAAACGGCAAAGTTGGGTAATTCCCAAAGGAGGAGTTTGCAAAGGGATGACTCCACCTGATTCAGCAGCTAAAGAAGCTTGGGAAGAAGCAGGGGTGATTGGTCAGGTGAATACTGAAAAAATCGGTGCTTATAAATATCGTAAACGAGGGAATATTTACCGGGTTCATTTATTTTGGTTGCCAGTAGATCAAGTATTAGAAGACTGGCCAGAAGCATCTCAAAGAGAAAGGATATGGTTAGATATTAATCACGCTGCCATGATAGTCAAAGAAAATTCTCTCAAAAGAATTTTGCAAACTTCAAAAGAGCAGGTAAAAGTTTAA
- a CDS encoding DUF4114 domain-containing protein → MSEKVFEFSRLNGTEGFTIINGNEDDDHLGYSVSNTGDINGDGINDIIIGAFLDDPKDVANAGSTYVVFGTKQGFPATIDISTLNGINGFTLIGSIEGEASGRAVSASGDINGDGIDDLIIGAPFADINGQNTGRAYVVFGQKSFSSTPTINLSTLNGGNGFAINGLNAEDLLGHTVSNIGDFNKDGFDDVIITAPNAFTEPNGQPGKAYVIFGKSNFDSFVDLSSLNGSNGFVINGLSVGDYLGFSTSSAGDVNKDGINDLIIGAHLAAPHGSGSGQAYVLFGREGGFSPTFDLSSLNGSNGFIINGQDDNQLGFSVSSAGDINGDGIDDVIVGAPFANQGNITHPGITYVIFGQNGDFDPIIDPTTFNGNDGFAIKGINEFDNSGWVVSGIGDISGDGLDDLLVTVSNSSPNGLFSGQSYVIFGRNNFTSVISLAEIDGTNGFVINGKSEWDNLGVSVSKGGDINGDGVSDLVVSAPLSGADTGEAYVIFGINSAPTDVLLSNNTIDENVAAETVIGKFTTVDPNVKVQKFTYTLAPGVADNDAFIIDGDQLKIKVSPNFEAKSSYVIRVITTDQGGLSYEKELTINVNDIDETIENPGENPGENPGENPGENPGENPGENPGENPGENPGENLGENLGENPTNGGISSLQLINVSGDIFRLVGNTNKVTLQVSPPSKISTSVYEIGLFTVDDTDGTIDDIKPGEAGYSEAALSRSKVIYSVISNLPNQFDISSINRLLGFDQTSVNFRFYAVENGTTDSIKTGITSIENFNILQSTDVQITNLGANNFSLAWKDLIVNINPTENTLPLGTSLQNSSQGENLDLRNVTGSVNAEFTVYREAAFDNYIGFYKVVDENGGIDIDGNGTADILPGQAGYTQAAVNQHLSNFGLTVGNGQKATFTGTLEGGHIYVPFLIVNGRPDAILDSNTNNDPAVYFTYLGANPGGVDHVRLLGDNTFGFEDLPNGGDLDYNDMVVKVNLSSIV, encoded by the coding sequence ATGAGCGAAAAAGTTTTTGAATTTTCCAGACTTAATGGCACAGAAGGTTTTACCATCATCAATGGTAATGAAGATGATGATCATTTAGGCTACTCAGTTAGCAATACGGGAGATATTAACGGTGACGGTATTAATGACATAATTATTGGCGCTTTTCTCGATGATCCCAAAGATGTAGCTAATGCTGGTAGCACTTATGTAGTTTTTGGTACTAAACAAGGGTTTCCTGCAACCATAGATATCTCTACTCTCAATGGCATCAACGGCTTTACTCTAATTGGGAGTATAGAAGGTGAGGCATCAGGCCGTGCTGTTAGTGCATCTGGAGACATTAATGGCGACGGTATCGACGACCTAATCATCGGCGCACCATTTGCGGATATAAATGGTCAAAATACTGGCAGAGCTTATGTAGTCTTTGGTCAAAAAAGTTTCAGTTCCACCCCCACCATCAACCTCTCCACTTTGAATGGTGGTAACGGCTTTGCTATCAACGGTCTGAATGCAGAAGACCTGCTAGGCCATACAGTCAGCAACATCGGAGACTTTAACAAAGATGGCTTTGATGATGTAATTATCACCGCTCCCAATGCCTTCACAGAACCCAACGGTCAGCCGGGAAAAGCTTACGTCATCTTTGGTAAGAGTAACTTTGATTCCTTCGTTGACCTCTCCAGTCTTAACGGTAGCAACGGCTTTGTCATCAATGGATTGAGTGTTGGTGACTACTTAGGTTTTAGTACCAGCAGTGCTGGAGATGTGAATAAGGACGGTATTAATGACCTGATTATTGGCGCACATTTAGCCGCCCCTCATGGTAGTGGATCTGGGCAAGCATACGTATTATTTGGTAGAGAGGGAGGATTTTCACCAACCTTTGACCTCTCCAGTCTTAACGGTAGCAACGGCTTTATCATCAACGGACAAGATGATAATCAATTAGGTTTCTCTGTTAGCAGTGCAGGAGACATTAACGGAGATGGTATTGATGACGTAATTGTTGGCGCTCCCTTTGCAAATCAGGGTAATATAACTCATCCTGGAATCACTTATGTCATTTTTGGTCAAAATGGTGACTTTGATCCCATTATTGATCCAACCACCTTTAATGGTAATGATGGTTTTGCTATCAAAGGCATCAATGAATTTGACAACTCCGGTTGGGTTGTTAGTGGAATAGGAGACATCAGTGGTGATGGTCTGGATGACCTCCTTGTTACTGTCAGCAATTCAAGTCCCAATGGACTGTTTTCTGGACAGAGCTATGTAATATTTGGCAGGAATAACTTTACTTCAGTCATCAGCCTGGCGGAGATTGATGGTACTAATGGTTTTGTCATTAACGGTAAATCTGAATGGGATAATTTAGGTGTCTCAGTAAGTAAAGGAGGAGATATCAACGGTGATGGTGTCAGTGATTTAGTTGTTAGCGCACCGCTTTCCGGCGCTGATACTGGGGAAGCTTACGTAATTTTTGGTATCAACAGCGCCCCTACAGATGTGTTACTGAGTAACAACACCATTGATGAGAACGTTGCGGCTGAAACAGTAATTGGCAAATTTACCACCGTTGATCCTAATGTAAAAGTTCAGAAGTTCACCTACACCCTAGCGCCTGGTGTTGCTGATAATGATGCTTTTATCATTGATGGTGATCAACTCAAAATTAAGGTCTCTCCAAACTTTGAAGCCAAATCAAGTTATGTGATCCGAGTCATAACTACAGATCAAGGGGGACTATCTTACGAGAAAGAATTGACTATCAATGTTAATGACATTGATGAAACAATAGAAAACCCTGGTGAAAACCCCGGTGAAAACCCTGGTGAAAACCCTGGTGAAAACCCCGGTGAAAACCCTGGTGAAAATCCCGGTGAAAATCCTGGTGAAAATCCTGGTGAAAACCTTGGTGAAAACCTTGGTGAAAATCCTACAAACGGAGGAATTTCTTCCCTTCAGCTAATCAATGTTAGTGGTGATATCTTTAGACTTGTAGGAAATACTAATAAAGTCACACTTCAAGTTTCACCACCAAGTAAGATTTCTACATCTGTCTATGAAATCGGATTATTTACCGTTGATGATACTGATGGAACAATTGATGATATCAAACCTGGTGAAGCTGGATATTCTGAAGCTGCATTGTCCAGAAGTAAAGTAATTTACTCAGTTATATCTAATCTTCCTAACCAATTTGATATTAGCAGTATCAATAGATTATTAGGATTTGATCAAACCAGTGTTAATTTCAGATTCTATGCAGTAGAGAACGGAACAACTGACTCTATAAAAACTGGAATTACTTCTATTGAGAACTTCAATATTCTTCAATCCACAGATGTCCAGATTACAAACTTAGGTGCTAATAATTTCTCTCTTGCTTGGAAGGATCTGATTGTCAATATTAATCCTACAGAGAATACTTTACCGTTAGGTACAAGTTTACAAAATAGTTCACAAGGAGAAAATCTTGATTTACGCAATGTAACTGGTTCAGTAAACGCTGAGTTTACAGTCTATCGAGAAGCAGCATTTGATAATTATATCGGCTTCTATAAAGTTGTTGATGAAAATGGTGGAATAGATATTGATGGTAATGGTACTGCTGATATTCTGCCTGGACAAGCTGGTTATACTCAAGCTGCGGTGAATCAGCATTTAAGCAATTTTGGTTTGACTGTTGGTAATGGACAAAAAGCGACTTTTACCGGCACTTTAGAAGGTGGTCATATCTACGTACCATTTTTAATTGTCAATGGTAGACCCGATGCTATTCTTGATAGTAATACCAACAATGATCCAGCAGTTTACTTTACATATTTAGGTGCTAACCCTGGTGGTGTAGATCACGTTCGACTGTTGGGAGATAACACCTTTGGCTTTGAAGATTTACCAAATGGGGGAGACTTGGATTACAACGATATGGTTGTTAAAGTTAACTTGTCATCCATAGTTTAG
- the fmt gene encoding methionyl-tRNA formyltransferase, with translation MKVVFFGTPQFAVPTLEKLLHHPNFQVLAVVTQPDKRRERGSKLTPSPVKTLANAHNLPVWQPERVKKDAETLNQLQKLDANAFVVVAYGQILSKKILNMPKFGCINVHGSILPQYRGAAPIQWCIYNGEKDTGITTMLMDAGMDTGDMLLKASIPIGLLDNAQILAEQLAVIGADLLVETLLKLERQEITPIPQDNSLATYASLIQKDDYNLDWSKSAIELHNQIRGLYPNCVTTFRNQPLKITATVPLERAYIQELPEQFRDKIHNLPDLSTVSAQPGEVVNIAKGIGAIVQTGEGLLWLRELQPTGKKLQSGWDFVNGTRLSIGEVMGNG, from the coding sequence ATGAAAGTTGTATTTTTTGGTACTCCCCAGTTTGCTGTTCCCACTCTGGAAAAATTACTGCATCACCCAAATTTTCAAGTTTTAGCAGTTGTCACCCAACCAGATAAACGCCGGGAACGTGGGAGTAAACTGACACCTTCTCCTGTCAAAACACTTGCTAATGCTCACAATCTCCCAGTATGGCAACCTGAGAGAGTTAAAAAAGATGCTGAAACTTTAAACCAACTACAAAAATTAGATGCGAATGCGTTTGTAGTGGTTGCTTATGGACAAATTTTGTCTAAAAAAATCTTAAATATGCCCAAGTTTGGTTGCATTAATGTACATGGTTCGATTTTACCCCAATATCGGGGGGCTGCTCCTATTCAGTGGTGTATCTATAACGGTGAAAAAGACACTGGTATCACGACCATGTTAATGGATGCGGGCATGGATACAGGAGATATGCTCCTAAAAGCAAGTATACCGATTGGTTTACTGGACAATGCCCAAATTTTAGCCGAGCAGTTAGCGGTTATAGGTGCAGATTTATTAGTGGAAACTTTACTAAAATTGGAACGCCAGGAAATTACACCTATTCCCCAGGATAATTCTCTGGCCACTTATGCGTCTTTGATTCAAAAAGATGATTATAATCTGGACTGGTCAAAAAGTGCCATTGAATTACATAATCAAATTAGAGGTTTGTATCCTAACTGCGTCACAACCTTTCGCAATCAACCTTTGAAAATTACTGCTACAGTTCCTCTTGAACGTGCTTATATTCAAGAACTCCCAGAACAATTTCGAGATAAAATACACAATCTACCAGATTTGTCAACTGTATCTGCCCAACCTGGTGAAGTAGTAAACATTGCCAAAGGTATAGGAGCAATTGTTCAAACTGGGGAAGGGTTGTTATGGTTAAGAGAATTACAACCAACAGGTAAAAAGCTTCAGTCAGGATGGGACTTTGTTAATGGTACTCGTTTAAGTATAGGGGAGGTAATGGGTAATGGGTAA
- a CDS encoding DUF6464 family protein — protein sequence MQPDSLPTELILTNPRQSLGRLQLDWTPQPGNYVDFEGKTYAVLERRHRYQFKAGRYRLHNIAIYVQKAKRPSEKSLVAGRWVIGDASCDYNAHSEIIRCAVNPDGPCESCRFYENLGDR from the coding sequence ATGCAGCCAGACTCTTTACCAACTGAGTTGATTTTAACAAACCCGCGTCAGTCTCTTGGTAGATTACAACTTGATTGGACACCCCAACCAGGAAACTATGTTGATTTTGAAGGTAAAACCTATGCAGTATTAGAGCGTCGTCATAGGTATCAGTTTAAAGCAGGGCGCTACCGCTTACATAATATCGCTATTTATGTCCAAAAAGCTAAACGACCATCAGAAAAAAGTTTAGTAGCTGGACGTTGGGTTATAGGTGATGCTAGTTGTGATTACAATGCTCATTCAGAAATCATCCGCTGTGCAGTCAACCCAGATGGTCCTTGTGAGTCTTGTCGGTTCTATGAAAACTTAGGTGACAGGTGA
- the psaC gene encoding photosystem I iron-sulfur center protein PsaC, which translates to MSHTVKIYDTCIGCTQCVRACPTDVLEMVPWDGCKAAQVASSPRTEDCVGCKRCETACPTDFLSIRVYLGAETTRSMGLAY; encoded by the coding sequence ATGTCTCATACCGTAAAAATCTACGATACCTGCATCGGCTGCACCCAATGCGTCCGCGCTTGTCCCACTGACGTTTTAGAGATGGTTCCCTGGGATGGCTGTAAAGCTGCTCAAGTGGCATCTTCACCCCGCACAGAAGACTGCGTAGGCTGCAAACGCTGTGAAACAGCTTGCCCCACCGATTTTTTGAGCATCCGCGTTTATTTGGGTGCTGAAACAACTCGCAGCATGGGTCTAGCATACTAA